A stretch of the Chlorobiota bacterium genome encodes the following:
- a CDS encoding FAD-dependent monooxygenase translates to MSKRITILGSGLSGPLLATFLARRGYQIDLYEKRDDMRKTSVERGRSINLALSTRGIAALKAIGIDKEILGSAIPMYSRMIHTLDGDLESQPYGKDGQAINSVSRSGLNIELMNIAEREPNLKIHFDFTCKEVHLNDKVVILENNKTDEIVKKNVDILIGTDGSNSSLRHSIESTGVNTKVVWLEHGYKELTIPAGINGEFLLEKNSLHIWPRHEFMMIALPNPDATFTLTLFAPWEGENGLNSIKTDDDVLRYFNIFFKDAVPLMPTLLEDWNRNPPSTLATVRCDKWYYEDWAFLLGDAAHAVVPFYGQGMNCCFEDCLELDNIISKILPESVDEWCTVIEKYFENRKPNADAIADLALQNFVEMRSKVINPKFIKKKEIDNILFDFFPEFWVPLYTMVTFSTIPYSDALNRSIKQDNFLEKIGYENILNEINKGKDSLEKFLKLNF, encoded by the coding sequence ATGTCAAAAAGAATTACGATTCTTGGTTCTGGGTTATCAGGTCCTTTATTAGCAACATTTTTAGCTAGAAGAGGTTACCAAATAGATTTATATGAAAAACGTGATGATATGAGAAAAACATCTGTTGAAAGAGGTAGATCGATCAATCTTGCGTTATCAACTAGAGGTATTGCAGCTCTTAAAGCTATAGGTATTGATAAAGAAATACTTGGCTCAGCTATTCCCATGTATTCAAGAATGATCCATACTTTAGATGGGGATTTGGAATCTCAACCTTATGGAAAAGATGGGCAAGCAATTAATTCTGTTTCAAGATCTGGTTTGAATATTGAATTAATGAATATTGCAGAACGCGAACCTAATTTAAAAATTCATTTCGATTTTACTTGTAAGGAAGTTCATTTAAATGATAAAGTTGTAATTTTAGAAAACAATAAAACTGATGAAATAGTTAAAAAAAATGTTGATATTTTAATTGGTACAGATGGATCAAATTCTTCTTTAAGACATTCAATAGAGTCAACTGGAGTTAATACAAAAGTTGTATGGTTAGAGCATGGTTACAAAGAATTAACTATACCTGCTGGCATAAATGGTGAATTTTTATTAGAAAAAAATTCATTACACATTTGGCCCAGACACGAGTTTATGATGATAGCTTTACCAAACCCAGATGCCACATTTACACTAACCCTTTTTGCTCCTTGGGAAGGTGAGAATGGACTTAATTCAATAAAAACAGATGATGATGTATTAAGGTATTTTAATATTTTTTTTAAAGATGCTGTTCCACTTATGCCAACTTTATTAGAAGATTGGAACCGAAACCCTCCTTCAACTTTAGCTACTGTAAGATGTGATAAATGGTATTATGAAGACTGGGCTTTTTTGCTTGGAGATGCCGCTCATGCTGTTGTCCCTTTTTATGGACAAGGTATGAATTGTTGTTTTGAGGATTGTCTTGAGTTAGATAATATAATCTCTAAAATTCTACCTGAAAGTGTTGACGAATGGTGTACTGTGATTGAGAAATATTTTGAGAACAGAAAACCTAATGCTGATGCTATAGCTGATTTAGCACTTCAAAATTTTGTTGAAATGAGAAGTAAAGTTATAAATCCAAAATTTATCAAGAAAAAAGAGATTGATAACATACTTTTTGATTTCTTTCCAGAATTTTGGGTACCTTTATATACCATGGTAACTTTTAGCACTATTCCTTATAGTGATGCTCTAAATAGATCTATTAAACAGGATAATTTTTTGGAAAAAATTGGATATGAGAATATTTTAAATGAAATTAATAAAGGAAAAGATTCATTAGAGAAATTTTTAAAATTAAATTTCTAA